TCGTGGACCAACGGCAAGTACGTCTCGGCGGACGGCCGGGGCACCCTTCCGTTGATCGCGAACGGGCCGGCGATCGGCAGCTGGGAGAAGTTCACGCTCATCAACAACGCGGACGGCAGTGTGAGTCTTCGGGCCAACATCAACGGCAAGTACGTCTCGGCGGACGGCCGGGGCACCCTTCCGTTGATCGCGAACGGGCCGGCGATCAGCACCTGGGAGAAGTTCACGCTCATCAACAACGCGGACGGCAGTGTGAGTCTTCGGGCCAACATCAACGGCAAGTACGTCTCGGCGGACGGCCGGGGCACCCTCCCGTTGATCGCCAGCGCACCGGCGATCAACACCTGGGAGAAGTTCGACCGGTTCGCGTTCTGACGCACCGCTGCTGCCCGGCACCCGGCGTGCCGGGCGGCAGCGCGTCCGGGGCAGGCAAACGCCTTCCGGATGTACCGGGAGAGAGGCCGTGACCATCGCAACGGTGGTCACGGCCGTTTTCGTCTGCCCCGTCCGGCCCGGCCTGGTGTGACCTGCGCGGCATCTCCGAACAAGCGGCCGCGCGAGCCGTTGCACACCGGATGAGCGGCCGTGCGCACGCACGGCCACCCGTACGAGCCGGAGGCGCAGGGTGAGGATCTGGTTACCGCGCAAGAGCCGTGTCGATCGCTGAGCGTGGCGCGGGCCCCGGTCCGTCGTCACCGGGCTTTGGGGGCAGATCACATCCTCCGACGGTCGACGGGGCGGCCCCTGGGCCCGACCTAGGCTCGTACGACGTGGGCGACGGGAGTGTGAGAACGTGCCGCATGACGTTCCGGCGGTGAGCGGGCGCGGCACGGCGTGGCGGCGGGCCGTCACCGTGACACTGGCACTGGAGCTGCTGCTCGTCCTGCTCGGCTGCGGTGTGGCCTGGCAGGTCGACGCCGGTGGCCGAACGCCACCGGCAGCGGCGACCGACCTCCTCGGCTCCGACTTCGTCGACATCGACCTCGTCCCGTCCGGCCCGCCCGCGCCGGCCACGGTGCCCGGCGCGGCGACCGGCACCTACGCCTGGGACTGCGGCCGCAACGAGAACGGCCACCGCAACACCGCCAACATCGTGATGGCGCCCGGCTATCCCGGGCAGCCGCATCACGTGCACGACTACGTCGGCAACGTCTCCACCGCCGTCGGCTCGACGCCGCAGACCCTCGCGGCAGCGGGGACGACCTGTCACAACGGTGACCGGTCGACGTACTTCTGGCCGGTGCTCCGCACGGTCGGGCCCGCCGGCAGCACCGACCACGCCGGCCACGACGGCGAGATCCAGGTGCCGGTCGACGTGACGCTCACCTTCTCCGGCAACCCCCGGGGAAACGTCGTGCCGATGCCGCGTCAGCTCGCCGGCACGGTCGGTGACGCCGTGGCCGTCACCAGCGGCGGCCAGAACGCGGCCGCGACCTGGACCTGCTCCAGTACCCCGGAGCGCCGGACCACGGCGTACCCCCGGTGCCCGGCCGGCGACCAGGTGCAGCGGATCTTCGACTTCCCGAGCTGCTGGGACGGCCGGCAGGTGGACAGCGAGAGCCACCGCGCGCACCTGCGCTTCCCGGCCCCGGACGGCTCCTGCCCGCGCAACACCTTCCCGGTGCCGCGGCTCCGGCTGACCCTGGCGTACGACATCCCGCCGGAGGTCCGGTTTCAGATCGACGCCTTCGACGGCCAGCGCAACAGCCCGCTGACCGACCACGCGTTCTTCGTCAACCTGATGCCGGAGCCCCTGATGGCGAGGGTCGTGTACTGCCTCAACAGCGGGCAGACCTGCCGGGACGACTGATCCGGACGCCACTGCCGCGCCTCACTGTGGACGGCCGACCTCGAACCGACCGTCGGACGACAGCACCGTGACGGTGATCGTCTTCGGTGCGCCGGCGACCTGGGCGGAGCAGGAGAATCGGCTGCCCACCGTGACCGACCGGCCCGACGGGCAGGCGACGAGGTCCGCGTCGAGCTGGTAGTCGTCACGCAGCACCGTCAGCACCCCCTGCTGCAGCGCCGCCGCGTCGAAGACCTTCTTGTTGAGGAATCCGGGCCAGGCGAGTCCGAGTACGGCCACCAGCGCGACCACGACCACGACCGGGCCGGCCACGGCGACCGCGAGCTTCGGGGAGACGCGCCGCCGACGCTCGACGGGTGTGCTCGACCCGGTTGACGCCGGTCCCCACTGTGGCGGTGGTGCCGGTGCCCAGCGTGGGGCGGGCGTCGGGGAGCCGCCGTCGGCTACCCCGTACGGGTTGGTCATCGTCGTCTCCTTCTGCTCAGCGGGCGGCGGCCGCGGTGGGCGCGGTGACGACCTCGGGCAGGGCGGAGGTGCGTCCACCGGTCGGGCTGATCGCGAACCAGGTGCCACCGACCCCCTGGCCGTTGATGTCGCCGGGCTTGGTGTCCTTGGCGAACAGGTAGACGGGCCAGCCGCCGATGGTCACCTGGCAGGTGCCGTCGGCGCGCTCCACGTAACCGATCAGCTTCGGGTTGATCCCGCTCGGGTAGATCTGCCCCGGTGACCTGACGAGCAGCGGCGGCCACGCCTTCGCGCAGTCGCCGTTGCAGTTCGACTTCGACGGCTTGGCGGTGTCCTTGTCGAACCGGTACAGCGTCCGGCCCTGCCCGTCGGCGACGTACGTGCCGATGTCGGCGGACGCGGTTCCGTTCAGCTGGATGACGTTGCT
This genomic stretch from Micromonospora krabiensis harbors:
- a CDS encoding DUF1996 domain-containing protein, whose protein sequence is MPHDVPAVSGRGTAWRRAVTVTLALELLLVLLGCGVAWQVDAGGRTPPAAATDLLGSDFVDIDLVPSGPPAPATVPGAATGTYAWDCGRNENGHRNTANIVMAPGYPGQPHHVHDYVGNVSTAVGSTPQTLAAAGTTCHNGDRSTYFWPVLRTVGPAGSTDHAGHDGEIQVPVDVTLTFSGNPRGNVVPMPRQLAGTVGDAVAVTSGGQNAAATWTCSSTPERRTTAYPRCPAGDQVQRIFDFPSCWDGRQVDSESHRAHLRFPAPDGSCPRNTFPVPRLRLTLAYDIPPEVRFQIDAFDGQRNSPLTDHAFFVNLMPEPLMARVVYCLNSGQTCRDD
- a CDS encoding DUF4333 domain-containing protein, with protein sequence MTNPYGVADGGSPTPAPRWAPAPPPQWGPASTGSSTPVERRRRVSPKLAVAVAGPVVVVVALVAVLGLAWPGFLNKKVFDAAALQQGVLTVLRDDYQLDADLVACPSGRSVTVGSRFSCSAQVAGAPKTITVTVLSSDGRFEVGRPQ